In Hymenobacter gelipurpurascens, one DNA window encodes the following:
- the gltB gene encoding glutamate synthase large subunit produces MTPDNPQGLYRPEFEHDACGTGFIAYLNGRKSHQIITDALTMLENMEHRGACGCDSDSGDGAGLLLQLPHWFFLEECTALSIRLPEPGHYGVGMLFLPKDSTTQAACRAVIQAAGDKLGLAVLGYRPVPVNPAGIGPTALAAEPSMEQVFVARPTGLATTEDFERKLYVLRRYITKLVQEQVPAAAEDFYFASLSCKIIVYKGQLTTYQVRGYFPDLSDERVTSAFGMVHSRFSTNTFPSWRLAQPFRLLAHNGEINTLRGNLNWFYAGVRSYVSPYFSEEEMEMLLPVIDSHQSDSACLDNIVEILLHSGRSLPHVMMMLVPEAWDGNTQMDPLKKAFYEFHATFMAPWDGPAALLFTDGHMLGAMLDRNGLRPLRYSVTNDGRVVVASETGVLTIPDSIVEKKGRLQPGKMLLIDTVAGQIITDEELKAQAAARQPYGQWLDEYQIRLEELPEPRQVFSDLAADAVFKYHQVFGYTREDIDTLITPMALEGKEPIGSMGVDIPLAVLSDQPQHLSSYFKQFFAQVTNPPIDPIRERLVMSLATFLGNNGNILDEDKMHCHCVALRQPVLTNHELEKLRSIDTGMFNAKTLLSYFKADDKPGSLEAGLARLCRYAEDAVNDGFEVLILSDRGLDSKHAPIPSLLAVSAVHHHLIRKGYRGSVGLVVEAGDVWEVHHFACLLAFGATAINPYLALSTVQTMHALGQFNTAQDYAQLAKNYIKAVCDGLLKIFSKMGISTLQSYHGAQVFEILGINQEVVDQYFTGAVTRIGGLGLDEIARETLYKQFQGFKSSTLEEQQLLPEGGVYQWRRRGEAHMFNPETVHLLQHATRTGNYEVYRRYARLLNDQPERLFTLRGLLDFAHHRPAIALEEVEPAESIMKRFATGAMSFGSISHEAHSTLAIAMNRIGGKSNTGEGGEDPMRYEHLPNGDSMRSAIKQIASARFGVTAHYLTNADELQIKMAQGAKPGEGGQLPGHKVDEWIARVRHATPGVGLISPPPHHDIYSIEDLAQLIFDLKNANRAARINVKLVSKAGVGTIAAGVAKAHADVILIAGYDGGTGASPMSSIKHAGLPWELGLSEAHQTLVRNQLRSRVVLQADGQIKTGRDLAVAALLGAEEWGVATAALIAGGCILMRKCHLNTCPVGVATQDPELRKLFTGQPEHIVNLFRFLAEELREIMAELGFRTVNEMVGRTQFLKVREGITHWKARTLDLSDLLQAVANPSKGTLYNSEQQDHGLDNILDWQLLQYAQPALEDRIPVFASFEVHNTDRTIGTLLSNEISKRYHGLGLPDNTINYAFHGSAGQSFGAFCAKGLSFALEGEANDYVGKGLSGAQLAIYPSPEGHFLPEQNIIIGNVALYGATSGEMFVRGQAGERFAVRNSGATAVVEGVGDHGCEYMTGGRALILGKTGRNFAAGMSGGIAWVYDPEGTFPGNCNTEMVDLDPLDIDDEAQIQTLLHKHQQLTGSQLAAYLLGNWQEEASRFVKVFPSEYKKVLQAAQYEPAER; encoded by the coding sequence ATGACACCTGACAACCCGCAGGGCCTGTACCGCCCCGAGTTCGAGCACGATGCCTGTGGTACGGGGTTTATAGCCTACCTCAACGGCCGCAAGTCGCACCAGATTATCACGGATGCGCTGACCATGCTGGAAAATATGGAGCACCGCGGCGCCTGTGGCTGCGACTCCGATTCCGGCGATGGGGCCGGTCTGTTGCTCCAACTCCCGCACTGGTTTTTTCTGGAAGAATGCACGGCCCTGAGCATCCGGCTGCCCGAGCCCGGCCACTACGGCGTGGGCATGTTGTTTCTGCCTAAAGATTCCACCACGCAAGCTGCCTGCCGGGCCGTCATTCAGGCCGCTGGCGACAAGCTAGGCCTAGCAGTGCTGGGCTACCGGCCAGTGCCGGTGAACCCCGCCGGTATTGGGCCTACGGCGCTGGCCGCTGAACCCAGCATGGAGCAGGTATTTGTAGCGCGCCCGACTGGCCTAGCCACCACCGAGGATTTCGAGCGGAAGCTGTATGTACTGCGGCGCTATATCACCAAACTGGTGCAGGAGCAGGTGCCAGCAGCGGCCGAGGATTTCTACTTCGCTTCGCTTTCCTGCAAGATCATCGTGTACAAGGGCCAGCTGACCACCTACCAGGTCCGCGGCTACTTTCCCGATTTGTCGGATGAGCGCGTGACGTCGGCGTTTGGGATGGTGCACTCGCGTTTTTCCACGAACACGTTTCCGTCGTGGAGGCTGGCCCAGCCGTTCCGGCTGCTGGCCCACAATGGCGAGATTAACACACTGCGCGGCAACCTGAATTGGTTTTACGCGGGCGTGCGCAGCTATGTGTCGCCGTATTTCTCGGAGGAGGAGATGGAAATGCTGCTACCGGTCATTGACAGCCACCAGTCCGATTCCGCCTGCCTCGACAACATTGTGGAGATTCTGCTGCACTCGGGCCGCTCCCTGCCGCACGTGATGATGATGCTGGTGCCCGAAGCCTGGGACGGAAACACCCAGATGGACCCGCTCAAAAAGGCCTTCTATGAGTTTCATGCCACCTTTATGGCTCCCTGGGATGGCCCGGCGGCGTTGCTGTTCACTGATGGCCACATGCTGGGCGCCATGCTCGACCGCAATGGCCTACGCCCCCTGCGCTACAGTGTAACCAACGACGGCCGGGTGGTGGTAGCATCCGAAACCGGCGTATTGACCATCCCCGATTCCATCGTAGAAAAGAAAGGCCGCCTGCAGCCTGGCAAGATGCTGCTCATTGATACCGTAGCCGGCCAGATCATCACCGATGAGGAGCTAAAGGCCCAGGCCGCGGCCCGCCAGCCCTATGGGCAGTGGCTCGATGAATACCAGATTCGGCTGGAAGAGTTGCCCGAGCCGCGCCAAGTATTCTCCGACCTCGCCGCCGACGCTGTGTTCAAGTACCATCAGGTTTTTGGTTACACCCGCGAGGATATTGACACGCTCATCACCCCGATGGCGCTGGAAGGCAAGGAGCCCATCGGCTCCATGGGTGTAGATATTCCGCTGGCCGTGCTTTCCGACCAGCCCCAGCACCTGAGCAGCTACTTCAAGCAGTTCTTCGCGCAGGTCACGAATCCGCCCATCGACCCCATCCGGGAGCGGCTGGTGATGAGCCTGGCAACCTTTCTGGGTAACAATGGCAACATCCTCGACGAGGACAAAATGCACTGCCATTGCGTGGCCTTGCGCCAGCCGGTGCTCACCAACCACGAGCTGGAAAAGCTGCGCAGCATCGATACGGGCATGTTCAATGCCAAAACCCTGCTCTCCTACTTCAAGGCCGACGATAAGCCCGGCTCCCTGGAAGCTGGCCTGGCGCGCCTCTGCCGGTACGCCGAGGACGCCGTGAACGACGGGTTTGAGGTGTTGATTTTGTCGGACCGCGGCCTGGATTCTAAGCACGCGCCCATTCCGTCGTTGCTGGCGGTGTCGGCCGTGCATCACCACCTGATCCGGAAGGGCTACCGCGGCTCCGTAGGCCTGGTAGTAGAGGCCGGCGACGTGTGGGAAGTCCATCATTTTGCCTGTCTGCTGGCATTTGGTGCCACGGCTATCAATCCCTATCTGGCGCTTTCTACGGTGCAAACCATGCACGCGCTAGGCCAGTTCAATACCGCTCAGGACTACGCGCAGCTCGCCAAAAACTATATCAAGGCAGTGTGTGATGGGTTGCTGAAGATTTTCTCCAAGATGGGCATCAGCACGCTGCAGTCGTACCACGGGGCGCAGGTGTTCGAGATTCTGGGTATCAATCAGGAGGTGGTAGACCAGTATTTCACAGGTGCCGTGACGCGCATAGGTGGCCTAGGCCTCGATGAAATAGCCCGAGAGACTCTCTATAAGCAGTTTCAGGGTTTTAAGAGCAGCACGCTGGAAGAGCAGCAACTGCTGCCGGAGGGCGGGGTGTACCAGTGGCGGCGCCGCGGCGAGGCCCACATGTTCAACCCCGAAACCGTGCACCTGCTTCAGCACGCCACCCGTACCGGCAACTACGAGGTGTACCGGCGCTATGCCCGCCTGCTGAACGACCAGCCGGAACGCTTATTTACCCTGCGCGGCCTCCTAGATTTTGCCCACCACCGGCCGGCTATTGCGCTAGAGGAAGTAGAACCGGCCGAAAGCATTATGAAGCGGTTTGCTACCGGCGCTATGTCGTTTGGCTCGATTTCGCACGAGGCGCACAGCACCCTGGCCATTGCCATGAACCGCATCGGGGGCAAGAGCAACACCGGCGAGGGCGGCGAGGACCCTATGCGCTACGAGCACCTGCCCAACGGCGACTCCATGCGCTCGGCCATCAAGCAAATTGCCTCGGCCCGCTTCGGCGTGACGGCCCATTACCTCACCAACGCCGACGAGCTCCAGATCAAGATGGCCCAGGGTGCCAAGCCCGGCGAAGGCGGCCAGCTACCGGGTCACAAGGTAGATGAGTGGATTGCGCGGGTGCGCCACGCCACGCCCGGGGTAGGCCTCATCTCGCCCCCGCCCCACCACGATATCTATTCTATTGAAGACCTGGCCCAGCTCATTTTCGACCTGAAAAACGCCAACCGCGCCGCCCGCATCAACGTGAAGCTGGTGAGCAAGGCCGGCGTGGGCACCATTGCCGCCGGAGTTGCCAAGGCCCACGCCGATGTTATCCTGATTGCGGGGTACGACGGCGGAACCGGTGCTTCGCCCATGAGCTCGATAAAGCACGCGGGCCTGCCCTGGGAGCTAGGCCTATCGGAAGCCCACCAAACGCTGGTGCGCAACCAGCTCCGCAGCCGCGTAGTGCTACAAGCCGATGGTCAGATCAAAACTGGTCGTGATTTAGCCGTAGCCGCTTTGCTGGGCGCTGAGGAATGGGGTGTAGCCACGGCGGCGCTCATTGCCGGCGGCTGCATCCTGATGCGCAAGTGCCACCTGAATACCTGTCCGGTAGGAGTGGCTACACAGGACCCGGAGCTACGAAAGCTGTTCACGGGCCAGCCCGAGCACATCGTGAACCTGTTCCGCTTTCTGGCCGAGGAGCTGCGCGAAATCATGGCTGAGCTGGGCTTCCGGACGGTAAACGAGATGGTAGGCCGCACGCAGTTTCTGAAGGTGCGGGAAGGTATCACCCACTGGAAAGCCCGCACCCTAGATCTATCGGATTTGCTACAGGCCGTGGCCAACCCCTCCAAGGGCACCCTCTACAACAGCGAGCAGCAGGATCATGGCCTAGACAACATTCTGGACTGGCAACTGCTGCAGTATGCCCAACCCGCGCTGGAGGACCGCATTCCGGTGTTTGCTTCTTTTGAAGTGCACAACACCGACCGCACTATTGGCACGTTGCTTTCCAACGAGATTTCCAAACGCTACCACGGCCTAGGCCTGCCGGATAACACCATCAACTATGCCTTCCACGGCTCGGCGGGCCAGAGCTTCGGGGCTTTCTGCGCCAAAGGGTTGTCGTTTGCGCTGGAAGGTGAGGCAAACGACTACGTGGGCAAGGGCCTTTCGGGCGCGCAGTTGGCTATTTACCCATCACCTGAGGGCCATTTTTTGCCGGAGCAGAACATCATCATCGGCAACGTAGCCCTGTATGGCGCTACTTCTGGTGAGATGTTCGTGCGCGGGCAGGCCGGGGAGCGGTTTGCGGTGCGCAACTCTGGCGCCACGGCCGTGGTGGAAGGCGTTGGTGACCACGGCTGCGAGTACATGACCGGAGGCCGCGCCCTGATTCTGGGTAAAACCGGCCGAAACTTCGCGGCGGGCATGAGCGGCGGCATTGCCTGGGTCTATGACCCCGAAGGCACCTTCCCGGGCAATTGCAACACCGAAATGGTGGACCTCGACCCGCTGGACATCGACGATGAGGCGCAGATTCAAACGCTCCTTCACAAGCACCAACAGCTCACCGGTAGCCAACTGGCAGCCTACCTGCTCGGCAATTGGCAGGAGGAAGCCAGCCGCTTCGTGAAGGTCTTCCCTTCCGAATACAAGAAGGTGCTGCAGGCAGCGCAATATGAGCCAGCCGAACGGTAG
- a CDS encoding glutamate synthase subunit beta — protein MGHITGFKEFDREMPPKAAPQERVAHNREFVGLYSEDQLTKQAARCMDCGIPFCHSGCPLGNIIPEFNDAVFKQDWEEAYQILSSTNNFPEFTGRICPAPCESACVLSINRAPVAIEEIEKHIIEIAFSKGYVQPTAPVLKSGKTVAVVGSGPAGLAAAAQLTKAGHTVTVFERDDLPGGLLRYGVPDFKLEKWVIDRRIQLLEEDGVVFRCNTEVGKNILADELTRTFDAVVLCGGATVPRDLPIPGRKLQGIHFAMPYLTQHNRRVSNLPLSDEEVLATGLDVVVIGSGDTGSDCVGTANRQQARSVKQFALMHQPSPERPAHTPWPQEPAIFRTSTSHEEGCHRYWGIHTKAFLSDELGQVRALLVTDVTWETDVLGRRIRFEELEESEREIPCQLVLLAVGFTSPQYAGLLEQLGVALDERGNVRASEHSYQTTVPNVFVAGDMRRGQSLVVWAISEGREAARKVDVYLTGKTALPSKNAVGMFH, from the coding sequence ATGGGACATATCACAGGATTCAAAGAGTTTGACCGCGAGATGCCTCCCAAGGCAGCGCCGCAGGAGCGCGTGGCACACAACCGCGAGTTCGTAGGCCTGTATTCCGAAGACCAGCTTACCAAGCAGGCCGCCCGATGTATGGACTGCGGCATTCCGTTCTGCCACTCGGGATGCCCACTGGGCAATATCATCCCGGAGTTTAATGACGCCGTGTTTAAGCAGGACTGGGAAGAGGCCTACCAGATTCTGTCTTCGACCAACAACTTCCCCGAATTTACGGGCCGCATTTGTCCGGCGCCCTGTGAGTCGGCGTGCGTGCTGAGCATTAACCGGGCGCCGGTGGCCATTGAGGAAATCGAGAAGCACATTATTGAAATTGCCTTCTCCAAAGGCTACGTGCAGCCCACGGCGCCGGTGCTCAAGTCGGGCAAAACGGTGGCCGTAGTGGGCTCAGGGCCGGCCGGCCTGGCAGCGGCGGCACAGCTAACGAAAGCCGGCCATACGGTTACCGTATTTGAGCGCGACGACCTGCCGGGTGGCCTCCTGCGCTACGGCGTACCCGATTTTAAGCTGGAAAAGTGGGTAATTGACCGGCGCATTCAGCTGCTGGAAGAAGATGGCGTGGTGTTTCGCTGCAACACGGAAGTCGGCAAAAACATACTGGCGGATGAGCTGACGCGCACGTTTGATGCAGTAGTGCTTTGCGGCGGCGCCACCGTACCGCGCGACTTGCCTATTCCGGGCCGGAAACTGCAGGGCATACACTTCGCCATGCCCTACCTCACGCAGCATAACCGCCGCGTAAGCAACCTGCCGCTCTCCGACGAGGAAGTGCTGGCGACTGGCCTAGACGTGGTGGTGATTGGGAGTGGCGACACGGGCTCCGACTGCGTAGGCACGGCCAACCGCCAGCAGGCGCGCTCCGTCAAGCAGTTTGCCCTGATGCACCAGCCCAGCCCCGAGCGGCCCGCCCATACGCCCTGGCCCCAGGAACCGGCCATCTTCCGCACCAGCACCTCTCACGAAGAAGGCTGCCACCGCTATTGGGGCATCCACACCAAAGCCTTCCTCAGCGACGAGCTAGGCCAGGTGCGTGCCCTACTGGTAACCGACGTAACCTGGGAAACCGACGTACTAGGCCGCCGCATTCGGTTTGAGGAACTAGAAGAATCGGAGCGTGAAATTCCGTGCCAGCTGGTGCTGCTGGCTGTAGGCTTCACCTCGCCCCAATATGCGGGCTTACTGGAGCAACTGGGGGTGGCCCTGGATGAGCGTGGCAACGTCCGGGCTTCCGAACATTCCTACCAAACCACTGTGCCCAACGTGTTTGTGGCTGGCGACATGCGCCGTGGGCAGTCGTTGGTGGTATGGGCTATTTCCGAAGGCCGAGAAGCCGCCCGGAAAGTAGATGTTTACCTGACTGGCAAGACCGCGCTGCCCAGTAAGAACGCTGTTGGTATGTTCCATTAG
- a CDS encoding NAD(P)-dependent oxidoreductase yields the protein MSLCLVIDEMHPSLPDLMEKIGVQLHYRPDLKATEVAAALAAHPYDGLMVRSKLRVTAELLAYGPQLRYVCRAGAGVDNIDEEALTAAGVTLLNAPEGNRDAVGEYAVGLLLALFRNIVRADNEVRAGLWRREANRGEEIGGKTIGLLGYGHMGKAFARRLQAFDCTVLAYDHDPNCEANHHATLVSLPELQARAEVLSLHIPYSSANHHFVNDAFLQGFQSPLWLLNTARGEVLDHAALVQVLREGQIKGAALDVLENEKLATLSPEQQARFEYLTAAPNVIMSPHIGGWSFQSYQRINEVLARKLKVFLGV from the coding sequence ATGTCACTCTGCCTCGTCATCGACGAAATGCACCCGAGCCTGCCCGATTTGATGGAGAAAATCGGGGTGCAGCTTCACTACCGTCCCGATCTGAAAGCCACGGAGGTAGCCGCTGCGCTGGCCGCACACCCGTATGATGGCCTAATGGTGCGCTCCAAGCTGCGGGTGACGGCCGAGCTACTGGCCTACGGACCGCAGCTACGCTACGTGTGCCGGGCCGGAGCTGGGGTTGACAATATTGACGAAGAAGCACTGACTGCCGCCGGTGTAACGCTGCTGAACGCGCCCGAGGGCAACCGTGACGCAGTGGGAGAGTATGCAGTAGGCCTGTTGCTGGCACTGTTTCGCAACATCGTGCGGGCCGATAACGAGGTACGTGCAGGCCTGTGGCGCCGTGAAGCTAACCGGGGCGAGGAAATAGGCGGGAAGACTATTGGCCTGCTGGGCTATGGCCACATGGGCAAGGCATTCGCCCGCCGGCTGCAGGCTTTCGACTGCACCGTACTGGCCTACGACCACGACCCGAACTGCGAAGCCAACCACCATGCCACGCTGGTGAGCCTGCCGGAGCTGCAGGCGCGGGCCGAGGTGCTGAGCCTACATATTCCTTATTCATCCGCCAATCATCACTTCGTAAACGACGCATTTCTGCAGGGTTTTCAGAGCCCGCTGTGGCTGCTCAACACGGCCCGCGGTGAAGTGCTCGACCATGCCGCCTTGGTGCAAGTCTTGCGCGAAGGGCAGATTAAAGGGGCCGCGCTGGATGTGCTGGAAAACGAGAAGCTAGCCACCCTGAGCCCTGAGCAGCAAGCACGTTTCGAGTATCTGACGGCCGCGCCCAACGTCATTATGTCGCCGCATATTGGCGGCTGGAGCTTTCAGTCGTACCAGCGGATAAATGAGGTGCTGGCCCGAAAGCTGAAGGTCTTTTTAGGGGTGTAA
- the rsmA gene encoding 16S rRNA (adenine(1518)-N(6)/adenine(1519)-N(6))-dimethyltransferase RsmA, which produces MDSVKAKKHLGQHFLADPNIARNIVEALRLPDGVTEVLEIGPGMGVLTGTLLQHKEYRTSVVEIDRDSVAYLHKHFPALEDRIYSQDFLKMDLGKLYNNQPIAIIGNFPYNISSQIYFQVLAHRHQVRECVGMIQKEVADRLAEGPGSKTYGILSVLLQAFYTIEYLFTVPPHVFNPPPKVQSAVIRLTRNTTQQLDCDEKLFFKVVKQAFQTRRKTLRNALKPFGMPAETTTDPIFDKRAEQLSVADFVGLTKHVEQHQVA; this is translated from the coding sequence ATGGATTCCGTTAAAGCCAAAAAACACCTCGGGCAGCACTTTCTGGCCGATCCGAACATTGCCCGCAACATTGTGGAAGCCCTGCGCCTGCCCGATGGCGTGACGGAGGTTCTGGAAATAGGGCCGGGCATGGGCGTGCTCACGGGCACGCTGCTGCAGCACAAGGAATACCGCACCTCCGTGGTAGAAATCGACCGGGATTCAGTGGCGTACCTACACAAGCATTTTCCTGCGCTGGAAGACCGAATTTACTCCCAGGACTTTCTGAAAATGGACTTGGGGAAGCTGTACAATAATCAGCCCATTGCCATCATCGGAAACTTTCCTTACAACATCAGCAGCCAGATCTACTTCCAGGTGCTGGCCCACCGCCATCAGGTGCGCGAGTGCGTGGGCATGATTCAGAAGGAAGTAGCCGACCGCCTCGCCGAAGGACCAGGCAGTAAGACCTACGGCATTCTGAGCGTGCTGCTGCAGGCGTTTTATACCATCGAGTACCTGTTCACGGTGCCGCCGCACGTGTTCAACCCGCCGCCCAAAGTGCAGTCGGCCGTTATTCGCCTGACCCGCAACACTACTCAGCAGCTGGACTGTGACGAGAAGCTTTTCTTCAAGGTGGTGAAACAAGCCTTCCAGACCCGCCGCAAAACTCTACGCAACGCTCTGAAGCCCTTCGGGATGCCTGCTGAAACTACTACGGACCCTATTTTCGATAAGCGCGCCGAACAACTAAGCGTGGCTGACTTTGTGGGGCTGACAAAGCATGTGGAGCAGCATCAAGTGGCGTAG
- a CDS encoding leucyl aminopeptidase family protein, which produces MPLSLAYAADFPSFADTVFILPAGTTELPINAAADLPEPVRAYVASQLAADEKLISINQYTHHHYYVVAEAKKTADLTAEALRKAGNKLHALLKTDKIPELFINDLTPDGALALAEGIALSAYQFEGYKTDEKSKKTPDLQLITLVGPQLSTEKVQELDGVLQGVYLARDLVNMPYSHLNATQLANRMQAAGDDAGFQTEILDFVRIEALRMGGLLAVNQGSPEPPTFTIMEYKPEGATNEKPYVLVGKGVVFDTGGLSLKPTPNSMDLMKCDMAGAAVVTGVLTALAKNKVKLHVIGLVPATDNRPGGPALAPSDVITMYSGLTVEVMNTDAEGRLILADALAFAKKYNPELVLDYATLTGSAVRAIGTEGIVYMGTAEEQTMLELKQSGNRTHERLVEFPMWDEYDDHIKSSVADLSNMGKAEAGAISAGKFLERFIEGCPWVHFDIAGPAFLTAPDSYRGKGGTGSAVRLTYDFLKRKATV; this is translated from the coding sequence ATGCCCTTATCTCTCGCCTACGCTGCCGATTTTCCTTCTTTTGCAGACACCGTATTTATTCTGCCGGCCGGCACTACGGAGCTCCCCATCAATGCCGCCGCCGATCTGCCGGAGCCCGTTCGGGCGTACGTGGCCAGCCAGCTGGCCGCCGATGAAAAACTCATCAGCATCAACCAATACACGCACCACCACTACTATGTGGTAGCAGAAGCGAAGAAAACGGCAGATCTGACGGCCGAGGCGCTTCGCAAAGCCGGTAACAAACTGCACGCCCTGCTGAAAACCGACAAGATTCCGGAGCTGTTCATCAACGACTTGACTCCGGATGGCGCACTGGCGCTGGCAGAAGGCATTGCTCTTAGCGCTTATCAGTTTGAGGGCTATAAAACCGACGAGAAGTCGAAGAAGACTCCCGATTTGCAGCTCATTACGCTGGTAGGCCCTCAGCTGAGCACCGAAAAAGTACAGGAGCTGGATGGTGTGCTGCAAGGCGTGTACCTGGCCCGCGACCTGGTGAACATGCCCTACAGCCACCTCAACGCAACCCAGCTGGCCAACCGCATGCAAGCCGCCGGAGATGATGCTGGCTTCCAGACGGAAATTCTGGACTTTGTGCGCATTGAGGCCCTTCGTATGGGTGGCCTACTAGCCGTGAACCAGGGTAGTCCCGAGCCGCCCACCTTCACCATTATGGAGTACAAGCCCGAAGGCGCCACCAATGAAAAGCCTTATGTGCTGGTAGGCAAAGGCGTAGTATTTGACACCGGCGGACTCAGCCTGAAGCCCACGCCCAACAGCATGGACCTGATGAAGTGCGACATGGCCGGCGCGGCTGTAGTTACCGGCGTGCTCACGGCACTGGCCAAAAACAAGGTTAAGCTGCACGTAATAGGCCTGGTGCCCGCTACCGATAACCGCCCCGGCGGCCCCGCCCTGGCCCCCAGCGATGTAATTACTATGTACAGCGGCCTGACGGTGGAGGTAATGAACACCGATGCCGAAGGCCGCCTGATTCTGGCCGATGCACTGGCGTTTGCCAAGAAATATAACCCCGAGCTGGTGCTGGATTATGCTACCCTTACTGGCTCCGCCGTTCGCGCCATCGGCACTGAGGGTATCGTGTACATGGGCACCGCCGAAGAGCAAACCATGCTGGAGCTGAAGCAGTCCGGCAACCGCACGCATGAGCGCCTGGTGGAGTTTCCGATGTGGGACGAATACGATGACCACATCAAGAGCAGCGTAGCCGACCTTTCCAACATGGGCAAAGCCGAAGCCGGCGCTATTTCGGCCGGTAAGTTCCTGGAGCGCTTCATCGAGGGTTGCCCATGGGTGCACTTTGATATTGCTGGCCCTGCCTTCCTCACCGCTCCCGATTCGTACCGGGGCAAAGGGGGCACCGGCTCTGCCGTACGCCTCACCTACGACTTCCTGAAGCGGAAAGCTACGGTATAG
- the pdxA gene encoding 4-hydroxythreonine-4-phosphate dehydrogenase PdxA: protein MLPRIGISVGDLAGIGPEIIYKTFLDQRLLKFCTPVVYGTATVLFDDFPVDPQAEPLTFRQVREAADIAPGKHNAVTCWDEDYHLTPGQPSAASGAAARQSLLAAARDLKAGLLDALVTAPISKENTQADDFRYPGHTEFLTTFFEAPESLMLLATDELRVATVTGHIPLKDVPSRLTKELLTTKLRILINSLKQDFGIEKPRVAVLGLNPHAGENGLLGTEEIETVTPVLKQFQEEGHLAYGPFPADGYFGTGQFRQFDATLSLYHDQGLIPFKTIAFERGVNFTAGLPVIRTSPDHGTAYGLAGQFKADPTSFREALYMACDLVRQRKALAEIKPLIPGPAPRGGRYE from the coding sequence ATGCTTCCACGCATAGGCATATCCGTCGGCGACTTAGCCGGTATTGGCCCGGAAATTATCTATAAGACCTTTTTAGATCAGCGGCTGCTTAAGTTCTGCACGCCGGTTGTGTACGGCACCGCCACCGTCCTTTTCGACGACTTTCCCGTTGATCCGCAGGCGGAGCCCCTCACCTTCCGCCAGGTGCGCGAGGCCGCCGATATTGCGCCCGGTAAGCACAACGCCGTCACGTGCTGGGACGAGGACTATCACCTTACTCCCGGTCAGCCCAGCGCGGCCAGCGGCGCAGCAGCGCGCCAGAGTCTGCTAGCCGCCGCCCGCGACCTGAAAGCCGGCCTGCTCGACGCCCTCGTGACAGCACCCATCAGCAAGGAAAACACGCAGGCCGACGATTTCCGCTACCCTGGCCACACGGAGTTTCTGACCACCTTCTTTGAAGCGCCCGAAAGCCTCATGCTGCTCGCCACCGATGAGTTGCGGGTAGCTACCGTCACGGGCCATATTCCGCTCAAAGACGTGCCCAGCCGCCTCACCAAGGAGCTTCTGACAACCAAGCTGCGTATTCTCATCAACTCCCTGAAGCAGGATTTCGGCATTGAAAAACCGCGCGTTGCTGTGCTGGGGCTCAACCCCCACGCCGGCGAAAACGGCCTGTTAGGCACCGAGGAAATAGAAACCGTAACGCCCGTTCTCAAGCAGTTTCAGGAGGAAGGCCACCTGGCCTACGGGCCTTTCCCCGCCGATGGCTACTTCGGCACCGGCCAGTTCCGCCAGTTCGATGCCACGCTTTCCTTGTATCACGACCAGGGCCTGATCCCGTTTAAAACTATTGCGTTTGAGCGCGGCGTCAACTTCACGGCGGGCCTTCCCGTCATCCGCACCTCACCCGACCATGGCACCGCTTACGGCTTAGCGGGCCAGTTTAAAGCCGATCCTACCTCCTTCCGGGAAGCCTTATACATGGCCTGCGACTTGGTGCGCCAGCGCAAGGCCTTAGCAGAAATCAAACCCCTGATTCCGGGACCAGCGCCGCGCGGGGGCCGTTACGAGTAA
- a CDS encoding helix-turn-helix domain-containing protein, with protein MLLQTPTDYRTALRRLDALVAAGVEGNAALETELRELIAALDTYEDKLGLLPIPNLPTSLAEMIELKRQQMRLKQKELAQLLEVPAGRLSQILSGKRRVTLDLAKRLYERLGIPPDFILKNA; from the coding sequence ATGCTGCTTCAAACCCCTACCGATTACCGAACTGCCCTGCGCCGTCTTGACGCCTTGGTAGCTGCCGGAGTAGAGGGCAATGCCGCGCTAGAAACGGAATTGCGGGAGCTGATTGCGGCCCTTGACACGTACGAGGACAAGCTAGGCCTACTACCTATTCCTAACCTGCCTACCTCGCTGGCTGAAATGATTGAGCTGAAGCGCCAACAGATGCGCCTCAAGCAAAAAGAACTGGCCCAGCTACTGGAGGTGCCGGCCGGGCGCCTCTCCCAGATCCTGAGCGGCAAACGCCGCGTGACTCTGGACCTGGCGAAACGCTTGTACGAACGGTTAGGCATACCGCCCGACTTCATTCTGAAAAACGCGTAG